Proteins encoded in a region of the Photobacterium profundum SS9 genome:
- the yccS gene encoding YccS family putative transporter — MQKNRFRFNLRRYWANDRINYSIRVLIALVGVALPCWHLGLTTEITPLVLGIIAAALAETDDNLTGRIKGLAMTLMCFLIASFSIEILFDTPLFFAIGLFVSTFSFIMLGAIGARYASIAFASLLLAVYTMLGADTSPNLWYQPVILLAGAAWYGSLSLLWHIFWPNQPVQQSLARVFSEFSHYLDSKSKLFEPVSNLVPQPLRIEAAQKNAQVVAALNSAKATLLHRARRGHPNATGDRFLKIYFLAQDIHERASSSHYRYQDLAVTFQRSDVLFRFQRLLTSQANECRAVSHALAMGKPYHHSVESIRALDELKESLIHLKSQNTPEWRSYLIQLDYLFNNLATVERQLSNVSNPDAAPTDPDIELADTEARGAKEMWKRVIGQLKPDSMLFRHALRMAIALTVGYGCIQFLELERGYWILLTTLFVCQPNYSATRQKLVQRVIGTLGGLLAGIPLLYLFPGQEGQLVLMVLAGVLFFAFRTVQYGLATAFITLLVLFCFNQLGEGFAVILPRLGDTLLGCLLAVLAVSFILPDWQANRLHTIMASAIKTNCDYLAQIIGQYRIGKKDSLNYRIARRDAHNTDAQLSTAISNMLAEPGRYRMCTDESFRFLTLNHAMLSYISALGAHRTRLEDEHTHQLVAQSHRLIHAHLDCLAEQLSSNQVIPTPVIDTEIEQRLAQWRDDDCTSGRMVLQQLHLIHRMLPELHSLANKLAARTNKKAVKAA; from the coding sequence ATGCAAAAAAACCGCTTTAGATTCAATTTACGCCGCTATTGGGCCAATGACCGTATTAACTACAGTATAAGGGTACTAATCGCGCTAGTCGGTGTTGCATTGCCTTGTTGGCACTTAGGCTTAACTACCGAAATCACACCACTTGTACTAGGGATTATCGCCGCTGCGCTCGCAGAAACTGATGATAACCTAACAGGCCGAATTAAAGGACTGGCGATGACACTCATGTGTTTTCTTATCGCGTCTTTTTCTATCGAAATTCTATTTGATACTCCTCTATTTTTCGCGATTGGCTTATTCGTCTCTACCTTCAGCTTTATAATGCTAGGGGCTATTGGTGCTCGTTACGCCAGTATCGCGTTTGCCTCACTCTTACTGGCGGTCTATACCATGCTGGGAGCCGATACGAGCCCTAACCTATGGTATCAGCCTGTTATTCTATTAGCTGGCGCAGCATGGTATGGCTCTTTATCATTACTTTGGCATATCTTTTGGCCTAACCAGCCCGTGCAACAAAGCTTAGCGCGTGTTTTTAGTGAATTCTCACACTATTTAGACAGTAAAAGTAAACTGTTTGAGCCGGTTTCTAACCTCGTTCCGCAACCCTTACGTATTGAAGCTGCGCAAAAAAATGCTCAAGTAGTTGCTGCACTCAATTCAGCCAAAGCAACATTACTGCACCGTGCGCGTCGCGGACACCCTAATGCGACGGGTGATCGCTTCTTGAAAATCTATTTTCTCGCACAAGATATTCATGAACGCGCCAGTTCTTCACATTATCGCTACCAAGATTTAGCCGTAACCTTCCAACGTAGTGATGTGCTATTTCGTTTTCAACGCTTATTGACGTCACAAGCCAATGAATGCCGTGCGGTTTCGCATGCTCTTGCGATGGGCAAACCTTATCATCACAGTGTTGAAAGTATTCGTGCGTTAGATGAGCTAAAGGAATCGTTAATCCACTTAAAAAGTCAGAATACCCCTGAGTGGCGTTCGTATTTAATTCAGTTAGATTATCTGTTCAATAACCTCGCAACCGTTGAACGTCAACTGTCTAATGTAAGCAACCCAGATGCCGCGCCTACCGATCCAGATATTGAATTGGCAGACACTGAAGCACGTGGTGCTAAAGAAATGTGGAAACGCGTTATTGGTCAGCTTAAACCAGATTCAATGCTATTTCGTCATGCGCTGCGCATGGCTATTGCACTGACCGTTGGCTACGGCTGTATTCAATTTTTAGAGCTTGAAAGAGGATATTGGATTCTGCTTACAACACTCTTTGTTTGCCAGCCTAACTATAGTGCAACACGCCAAAAATTAGTTCAGAGAGTCATCGGTACTCTGGGTGGATTATTGGCCGGTATTCCATTGTTATACCTGTTTCCAGGTCAAGAAGGCCAGCTGGTACTCATGGTATTGGCTGGTGTATTGTTCTTCGCCTTTAGAACCGTGCAGTATGGCTTAGCAACCGCCTTTATCACGCTATTAGTCTTATTCTGTTTCAATCAATTAGGTGAAGGATTTGCGGTTATTTTACCGCGACTCGGCGATACCCTACTTGGGTGTTTATTGGCAGTGCTTGCCGTCAGTTTTATTCTGCCTGATTGGCAAGCAAACCGTCTACATACAATAATGGCATCGGCAATTAAAACCAATTGTGATTACCTTGCTCAGATCATTGGCCAGTACCGTATTGGTAAAAAAGACAGCTTAAACTACCGTATTGCACGTCGAGATGCGCATAATACCGATGCTCAACTCAGTACCGCGATAAGCAATATGCTCGCAGAACCTGGACGCTATCGTATGTGTACAGACGAGAGTTTCCGCTTTTTAACGCTTAATCATGCCATGCTGAGTTATATTTCAGCGCTCGGGGCACACCGTACACGATTGGAAGATGAGCATACACACCAATTAGTGGCACAATCACACCGTTTGATTCACGCTCACCTTGATTGTTTAGCTGAACAGTTATCAAGTAACCAAGTGATACCAACACCTGTGATTGATACTGAAATAGAACAACGCCTTGCTCAATGGCGAGATGACGACTGCACATCAGGCCGTATGGTATTGCAGCAGCTTCATTTGATTCACCGTATGTTGCCAGAATTGCACTCGTTAGCGAATAAATTAGCAGCAAGAACCAATAAAAAAGCAGTAAAAGCCGCGTAA